A region of the Salvelinus alpinus chromosome 24, SLU_Salpinus.1, whole genome shotgun sequence genome:
TTCCCCTTGGGAGTAATGTAATTTgttttcacttcagcagtgagcGTGCAATCATAGGATGCTGCGATTTACTGTCCAATCAGATGCAGTGTCATAGCTTTCTATAGAAACTACTAGATTTCTacaatcttagaaaaaaaggtgctatctagaacctaagaGTTCTaccagctgtccccataggataaccctttgaagaacccttttttggttccaggtagaacccttttgggtttatgtagaaccctttccacagagggttctacatggaacccaaaagagttctacctgaaaccaaaaagagttctatgGGGACaggcgaagaacccttttggaacccttttctaGCGATATGTGACTTGCTGTATATTGCACTCTCCTCAACAGGACTCCCTTAAAAATAACACACACAGTGATAACATAGCTTATTTAGGTCTTTTAATAATCTGACAAGTAAACACACAAGGGACCTGTCTTGTTTTGcacgctttgtacaaaataataaaatgcagtactacaggatatttcttaacgtagctctttattagctagctacaactggcatgttcacgtatctccaaccaggatcaaactgaccatgacctaaccatctgggtggtcttaaccaatcatagcacagtatgatacggcggtaaaatgcatccaattataattcagtatgtttacacgtATGAATATTACATCCCCCTTCTTTTAAAACCaaaaaaatgtttacatattctCAGCGTTTCTTTTGAAAACATGCTCTGCAGTTTGAACTCAAGGTAAGTAACCATTTATATTGCATACTACACCAACTGAATCAACATAGACTCTGAACAATGATCCAACATACTGTTACTTTTCAAACAAGGGATTCTCAGCAACTCAGCTTTCACAGTAGAAATTACATCTCaacatttcaaacaaatacaataCCAAAGCATTTCAAGTGAACTTTCAATAACAAGTTGAGTTTACAGTCTGGAACTCTTTTAGGGCAGCGATCCGCCTACACCCTTTGACATTTCACAGGTCTAGGACAGCTCTGGGCTTGACCTCTCTTCCTGACCTTGTGCGATATGATGCTGAGCATGCTTCTGTGTCAGTCAACAGTTCTTGTGGTGTTGCAGGTAAGTATGGTgtatgttgtgatgtgtgtgtgtttagttcaTCACGTTCTCTTTCAGGGGAACAGTTCATCTCATCAGTGTGTTGTTCTTTTGTGTTCAGTAGGTGACGACGATTGCGGCGGTACACCGCTCCTTCTGCGGTGCGGACGTGATATGAACGTTCAGTGTCAGCTGGCTGGATGACGACTGCTGGCTTCCAGAGGCCATGCTCCTGGATTCAAACTGACTCTCTGTCGATCAGTGGTGGCAGTGGTCTAGCTGACCTGTCGTAGTatcgcttttgttgttgttgtctctgtgcaCGTTTTTCATGCATTTCCTTGTAGCTGACGACCTCAGGTTGCAGCTGCTGGTTGGTGCTGGGAAGGCTTGAGCGATGTCTGCGGCTCATCAACAGCTGGGCTGGTGATTTGAAGTTGTCAACTGGAGTGTTGCGGTATTCAAGGAGACAGGTTGGGGTCTCTCTtgtctgcttttgctttgtccatGAGTGATTTAGCAATCTGCACTGATTTTTCAGCAAGGCCATTACTTTGAGGGTAATGCGGGCTTGTGGTGACATGTGTAAACTCCCATGCTTTTGTGAAGGCTTCAAACTCATTTGATTTGTAACAGGGCCCATTGTCAGATATTAAAGTTTCTACAATGCCATGCCTGGCAAAGGCTGCTTTCAGCTTGTGTATCACAGCTGCAGATGTAGTCCACTGTTACGATGTAGTCCTCGTTGTTCCAGGTGAACAGATCGTTTGCCACGACCTGCCAGGGTCGGTCTGGGATACAGTGAGGTAACATTGGCTCTTTGGTGTTTGAGGGGCGTCGTTCAAGACATATGGCGCATTTACCAACAATGTCCTCTATTTATTTGCACATTCCGGGCCAAAACAAAATGTCCCGTGCTCGCTGTTTGCACTTTTCCATGCCCATGTGTCCAGCATGGATCTTTGTCAAAATATCTTCTCTGAGACTGGTAGGAATAATGATTTTCTCTCCTTTGAAAATTATTCCGTTGATCTGTGATAGTTCATCACGATGGTTCCAGAATTCTGAGGCGCTCTGAGGGCCTTTTCTCCTTTCCTCAGGCCGTCCATCCTGTATGACTTTCCTCAGCTGTGCGAGTTGCGAGTCCTTTTCGGTTTCTGCTTGGATCTCCTTCAGTTTTATGTCACTAACTGGTAAGTTGCTGTACACAGTGTGCACTTGCATGTCCATGCCTTCACTGAGGCTGCTGTCCTTATAGGTAAGACACTTCCTGGAGAGCGTGTCTGCGACAGGGATGTCTTTGCCTGGACGGTGAGTGATTGTGAAGTCGTATTTTTGTAGTTGAAGGATCATTGTCTGTAGCCTTGGcggctagtggtttcctcatcaTTGACTCAAGGGGCTTGTGGTCGGATTCCACAATGACTTGTCGTCCATATACGTACTGATGGAAACGTTTACATCCGAACAGAATGGCGTAGAGCTCCTTTTCAATTTGAGCGTAGTTGATTTCACAGTCTGTGAGAGATTTGGAAGCGTAGCCAATGGGCTTTCCTTCTTGCAGTAGCACTGCACCTAGTCCATACTTCGACACGTCCACTTGGAGTCTGAGCTCTTTGTCGGGGTCGTAGTAGGCAAGGATTGGTCCTGGTTCTCTCGTGATCAAGTCTTTCACATTCTGGAAAGCAATGTCTTGTTGCTTGTCCCAGAGAAACTCACTGGACTGCTTTAGCAGTTGACGCAGGGGTGCATTAGCATTGGAGAGGCTGGGTGCGAACTTGGCTAAGTAGTTGACCATGCCAAGCACTGTTTCCAGCTCTGCACGGTTCTTTGGTGGCTCCATTTTTTTTATGGCTGAAATCTTCTGTGGATCTGGCTTGATTCCAGTCGCTGTGAGAAGATGTCCGAAGTAGCTGACCTCTGTAGCGCCGACTGTGCTCTTCTCGGGGTTGAGCCGGACTCCTCTCTCGCGGGACCTTTGCAGCATCGCGAGGAGGTTTCGGTCGTGCTCCTCTTTGGTTCGACCATAGACAAGGATGTCGTCCACAATTGCCACAACTCCGTCGAGGCCTTCGCACACTTCATCGATCTTTCGCTGAAACTCGTCTTGGGCTGAGATAATCCCAAAAGGCAGGCGACGGAACCTGTAGCGTCCAAATGGTGTGTTGAATGTTGTGAGCTTAGATTACTCTTCTGTGAGCTTGATAGCCCAATAGCCTGATCTAGCGTCCATGACACTGAAGTAGTGTGCTCCCGCTAGCTTGTGTGTGATGCCATCTAGCGTCGGTAAAGGATAATGGGGCCGTTTGATAGCCTTGTTCAAGTCTCTTGGGTCGAGGCATACTCGGAGCTTGCCTGTGCGTGGTTTCTCCACCACCACTAACGCATTTACCCAGTCAGTCGGTTCTGTAACCTTGGTGACTATGTCAGATTGCTCCATGCTCTCCAACTCTTTCTTCAGACGGGCACGGAGAGCAAGGGGAATCTTTCTCGGTGGGTAGACCACAGGGGATGCGTCTGGGTCAAGGTGAATGGTACATTCTCCTGGGAATAATCCTATTCCTGTATAAACATCAGCAAACTCCTCCAGTACATTTtctgtctctactggtgctgtcacTGATAAAACTAGCTTGATGAGGTCCATGTCTAAACATGCTTTAAGACCTAGCACTGCAGGTGCTCTAGTGTCAACAACATAAAAGTTCAACATCATGTCACTTTCCTTGTATTTGCATTTGAAAGtgcatttgccttttactgagagcTGTTCACCACCATAACCAGTCAGTCTGCGCGTGGTGGGCTGTAGCTCGCACTCAGATGTCAAGCTGCGGTACTTATTCAGAGGAATAATGTTTACTTGTGcaccagtgtctagtttgaacTTTAGCTCTGTGCCTTGTGTTCCTATCTCAATGTCAGCAAAGGCTTGCTCTGTCTCTGATATTTGACTTTTCTGTGTCACTGAATCAATAAACAGTTCATCAGCGTTTGACTCTTTGATTGACATTTCATCTTCACTCACTGTGTGTACTGTTTTTCCACGGTAAGCTCTGCACACTTTTGCAAAGTGATtccattttccacatttagtaCACTGTTTGTCTTTAGCTGAGCAATTTCCTTGTTCGCCATGCACTTTGTATCCACAATATCCACATGTTTTGGGGCATTTTGAGTCTGTGTCACTTTGTTTTGGAGTTGTGTCTCTCTCCGTTCTAAAACGCGCTCTCTGTGCACCGGAGGTGTGCTTTGATGTCTGCGTGCACTGCTTGTTCACGTGATGCGCTCGTGCTGCCGCGCGAAATGGTTTTCATCTGAGCCAGTGCTAGATGGTGAGATCTGGCAATGTCGATAGCTTTGTCCAGCGTTAGCTCAGACCCAACATTCAAAAGTTTCTCTCTCACTCGCGGTGAGTGTATTCCAAATACAATACGGTCCCTGACCATCTCATCCTTGTTTGCATAATAACAGTATTTCACAAGCAGACGCAGCTCAGTCACAAACTGTTCAAAAGACTCGCTAGCTCCCTGTACTTTCTCATGGAATTTGTACCTAGCGAAAATCGTATTGGTCTTCGGCACAACATATGCTTCAAAACGATCGTAGTATGTTTTCAGTACCTTTGATTCAGCCTCGGTAAGTGTCCATGTGTTGTAAATATCTCTCCCTTTTCACCGATCCAGAGGAGCGGGTAGCTGCacttttcctcttctcctctttccatcAGAGGACCCGTGAACATCAGCTCCACATGCTGTTTGTACTTACGCCATGCATCGGGTAAGTTTGTAGACTCCCAGTCCATTCGAGGTGAAGGAACTCCAGAAAAATCCATCTTTTAAGACCTTTTACTTTgacaccatgtcttgttttgcacgctttgtacaaaataataaaatgcagtactacaggatatttcttaacgtagctctttattagctagctacaactggcatgttcacgtatctccaaccaggatcaaactgaccatgacctaaccatctgggtggtcttaaccaatcatagcacagtatgatacggcggtaaaatgcatccaattataattcagtatgtttacacatttGAAAACATGATATGACACAATTGGAGGAATACTGCATTGCAAAAGAGAGAGAATACATTCCCGAAGTCTCACTGACATACAGTAGTTGCATTAACTCAGTAGTGGTTGGCCAGCAATACCAAATATTGAGTCATACAGTATTGGACAGTGTCCAGGGTCAATATGGTTTTGGTCATAATCTGTCAGCATATGACAGGTGCTCAGTAGATCAGACCATTCATTTATATCGTCATACATTTTCAATTCTGAAAGACTATTAGCCTACAGTAAAGAGCCTCAGAGGTAACGTGTACAAAATGTGTCCACCAATAACAGCTATGTGATAAGTAAACAAGAACAACAGATACAATAATTTGAAGAAAGAAAAAAGCTCAATGGCTAGGCGTAATTTAATAACAGTTTGTTGTTGCCCTTTCAGGCTAAGAAGTCTCCCCCCTaaagaaagaaaagctatttataGTCAGTGCAACCATTTCCAATATTTCGGTAGAATTTATTTTACAGGTGAAGGGAACCTGCTTTTGACCTGGTCCCTCACTTCTCCCCCTCCTAGTTGATGATGTACGTTGGGGTATCAGTAACTTGTCCATCATGGGGATAACTATGTCATGACACCTCAGTGAGTTCTACTGAGTGGTTAGGGCTGGTTAGTGTGGGGGACAGAGGCCTGACGTGCACAAAGGATATGTTCCCACTGTCCTTCACCCCCATCAACTCTGTTGTAGTCTCAACCCCACTTTGGTCCGCACATCCCATGATGCATTGCTGCTGCCTGGGAGACACCGGGGCATCACCTTTGTTGTGTCCATTTTCAATGGAGCTGATTGGTGCAGTGTCTGACTGTGGTGGTGACCATTGGCAGGAGTCAGAGTAAGCTTCTTTCCGAGCTCTATGGGTCTCTATGGGGGTCCGAGTGGGGCTGAGTTTGGGGCCGGGCTCCAGGGAATAACTGTTCCCCATGGTGCCACATGAGCTGTCCACCATGCTGATGCGAGTAGAGGCACGTgtgatactgctgctgctacccaGCCCTCTGCCACCCCCTCCCCCAGCTCCATGCCCCTCCCGGTGCCCCAGCATGTGCTTGTGCAGGATCCTGCGGAAGGTGTGGCGGAACTCCCGGATGCGGTATGCGTAGATGAAGGGGTTGACCACGGAGTTGGCGTGGGACAGGATGATGGCGATGTTCATCACCCAGACGTGCGGGCGCCCACAGTCCTGGCAGAACAGGTTGAAGCAGTTGATGATGTGAAGAGGCAACCAGCAGAGGGCGAACAGCCCCACGATGATGGCCAGAGACTTGGCTGCGTGGACCTCCTTCTGCAGGGTGGAGCGGGACGGTGTGGACGATGAGCATGCCCCAGGGGCGTGCATGTGAACCAGCTTCAGGTCCATCAGTCTCAGCTGGTGCCGCGCCGCCATGAAGATGCGGGCGtagatgaccagcatggccaGCAGGGGCACCAGCACACAACCGAAGAAGTTGAAGTAGACCATGTATTCCAGGGTGACCACACCCTCGAACAGGCACTCTGTCATGCCTTCGGGGCACGAGCTGCTGTTGGTGCCATTGACACCCCTGTTCCAGCCCAGCATGGGCGTGAGGCCGATGCCCACAGAGAGAACCCAGCACACTGCGATGATGCCCTTTGCCCTCCCGGACGTCACAAGACTGTTATACCTAGAGGATCACGTGAAAACATGAGAGGAATTCAGATAGGCATTTTATATTGTTACATGACACAGAAATGCTCCCAGGATGAGAGGGCTCCTCTATTCAAGTCCAGACATTCCCAGTAACACTCAATAAGAAAGCAAGTTCACCTTTCCTGGACCCAACCAATGACTTTTACTTCCTGTAATCAGAGAGCTTAGAGAACGTATGGGACAGGCTTCAGAGGGTAAAAAGCCTTTATTCCGAGAACATATTAGTATTTGCATATATAGCAGTAAGCTCTTGGAAAATGAGTCCATTGTTTGGGAGACTCGACCAGTCCTGCCATACTAGGACATGGAGCAGTGGATATCAGGTCACGTACTACATGTAGATTTAAGAAAGCATTTCCTACCTGTATTGTGATTTAGGGAACATTGCACAAAAGCTTATCTATAGTCTGATGTAACCTTTCTTGGCGTTGCTTTGTTTCTGCATCAGACATTAGACAAATGGAAATCATCGTGTCATGAACAATGTATCAGGCTATATTAACGCGTTTTGCTGTCTGTATTCTTCCATTGGTCATGTCTAAACTAGAGTTCATAATATACACCAGGGTGGAAGTCAGAGGGAAGCACCACAGGCACATGACCCTGTTGTTTGTGGTTATGGGGGTGGGTTTGGAGTCCAGGGGGGATTTAGGCCTCTTTGACTGAGACCTCTGTGGACCAGGGTGGCGACAAGTTTATTAAGCCCCTTGGATCTATGGTCATTGGCACCAAAGCTCCGGCTCCAATGAAAGCTCAttcatatccacacacacacacacacactggctgggcccttttgcaataaacacctgctttAGGACTTTTCCATGAAAGCAATGCCTTCCCACGGGAGAATCAAAATTGCAATTGCGACTGTGACCAAACAGTGGCTTTGATTACCTACACATTTGTAGTATGAAGCATTAATGCGTGTCTTAATATTTCACTCTAGTAAAGAAAAGGGATTTGCAAGTTGAACTATTTGGTTGTTGCCAAGTTGTTTGCAGGTTGAGTTGTTTGATTGTAGTCTGATGGaaacagggttgggtaggttgcTTTCTAAGGGTTATATTTTCGGATGGCCGTTAAGGCGGCGCTAGTGTCAAAAGTACGTTAACTTGCAAAAACTGGCGCACTGGCATTTTCCAGACCTAACCCCAGGTTCGGGAATTTATCTGTCTTATATCAGCTTAGATGGGCTGGTTGGAAATATTTGaagtgtgtccttaaaaacatgatccaaagttctaatttcaggcagcgctggtagggatatttaagaccaaaCAAAAACTGTTTTTAGAGGTAACGCAGTTGGTTATGACATTAATTTTGAGAGCGGAAACACAGCCTATCCAGCCGTGACGCACACTGTCCATATTCGCGTCGAACAAGAGTATACTAATGTGCCTTTGATGCA
Encoded here:
- the LOC139552232 gene encoding adenosine receptor A2b-like, which codes for MLNNASLVYIALELVIAFLAVTGNMLVCWAVCLNSTLQSITNYFVVSLAVADIAVGLLAIPFAITISTGFCANFHGCLFIACFVLVLTQSSIFSLLAIAVDRYIAIKSPLRYNSLVTSGRAKGIIAVCWVLSVGIGLTPMLGWNRGVNGTNSSSCPEGMTECLFEGVVTLEYMVYFNFFGCVLVPLLAMLVIYARIFMAARHQLRLMDLKLVHMHAPGACSSSTPSRSTLQKEVHAAKSLAIIVGLFALCWLPLHIINCFNLFCQDCGRPHVWVMNIAIILSHANSVVNPFIYAYRIREFRHTFRRILHKHMLGHREGHGAGGGGGRGLGSSSSITRASTRISMVDSSCGTMGNSYSLEPGPKLSPTRTPIETHRARKEAYSDSCQWSPPQSDTAPISSIENGHNKGDAPVSPRQQQCIMGCADQSGVETTTELMGVKDSGNISFVHVRPLSPTLTSPNHSVELTEVS